A single region of the Pseudomonas sp. VD-NE ins genome encodes:
- a CDS encoding amino acid aminotransferase, whose translation MSLFSAVEMAPRDPILGLNEAFNADTRTTKVNLGVGVYCNEEGRIPLLRAVIEAETVRAAQHASRGYLPIDGIAAYDQAVQKLLFGNDSPLISAGRVITTQAVGGTGALKIGADFLKQLLPNAVVAISDPSWENHRALFETAGFPVQNYRYYDAATHDVNRAGMLEDLNALPNGSIVILHACCHNPTGVDLTPADWNNVLEVVKAKGHVPFLDMAYQGFGDGIDEDAAAVRLFAESGLTFFVSSSFSKSFSLYGERVGALSIISESKEESARVLSQVKRVIRTNYSNPPTHGASIVAAVLNSPELRAQWEAELAEMRLRIRGMRTQMVDLLAEKAPGRDFSFVGRQRGMFSYSGLTTEQVHRLRNEFGIYALDTGRICVAALNQSNIKAVTDAIVQVI comes from the coding sequence ATGAGCCTGTTCTCCGCTGTCGAAATGGCACCCCGCGATCCAATCCTGGGCCTCAACGAAGCATTCAACGCCGATACCCGGACCACCAAGGTCAACCTGGGCGTTGGCGTGTACTGCAACGAAGAGGGGCGAATTCCACTTCTGCGCGCCGTGATCGAAGCCGAAACCGTTCGCGCCGCTCAACACGCTTCGCGCGGTTACCTGCCGATCGATGGCATCGCCGCCTACGACCAGGCCGTGCAGAAGCTGCTGTTCGGCAACGACTCGCCGCTGATCAGCGCCGGTCGCGTCATCACCACTCAAGCCGTCGGCGGGACCGGCGCACTGAAAATCGGTGCCGACTTCCTCAAGCAACTGCTGCCGAACGCCGTTGTGGCGATCAGCGACCCGAGCTGGGAAAACCACCGCGCGCTGTTCGAAACCGCCGGTTTCCCGGTGCAGAACTACCGTTACTACGACGCTGCCACCCACGACGTTAACCGTGCCGGCATGCTCGAAGACCTCAATGCCCTGCCGAACGGCTCGATCGTTATCCTCCACGCGTGCTGCCACAACCCGACCGGCGTCGACCTGACCCCGGCGGACTGGAACAACGTGCTGGAAGTGGTTAAAGCCAAAGGTCACGTGCCGTTCCTCGACATGGCCTACCAGGGTTTTGGCGACGGTATCGACGAAGACGCCGCTGCCGTGCGCCTGTTCGCTGAGTCCGGTCTGACGTTCTTCGTTTCGAGCTCGTTCTCCAAGTCGTTCTCGCTGTACGGCGAGCGCGTTGGCGCCCTGTCGATCATCAGCGAATCGAAAGAAGAAAGCGCGCGCGTGCTGTCGCAGGTCAAACGCGTGATCCGCACCAACTACTCCAACCCGCCGACTCACGGTGCGAGCATCGTGGCTGCGGTGTTGAACAGCCCGGAACTGCGCGCTCAGTGGGAAGCCGAACTGGCCGAAATGCGCCTGCGTATTCGCGGCATGCGCACCCAGATGGTTGATCTGCTGGCAGAGAAAGCCCCGGGTCGCGACTTCAGCTTCGTCGGTCGTCAGCGCGGCATGTTCTCCTACTCGGGCCTGACCACTGAGCAAGTGCATCGCCTGCGTAACGAGTTCGGCATCTACGCACTGGATACCGGTCGTATCTGTGTGGCAGCGCTGAACCAGAGCAACATCAAGGCTGTGACGGATGCGATTGTTCAGGTCATCTGA